AGGTGGCTCTCGTCGCCAACCTGGCAGTTCGCATCGACATAATCGAATCCGTAAAGCACGGTTCGCGCGCCGATGCGGGCGTTTTCTCCAACCACGCACAACGGCCCGATATGGGCCGTGGGATCGATCTGGGCCGAAGCGGCCACCACCGCCGACGGATGAATCCCGCAAGGCAATTCGGCTTCCGGGAAGAACAGCGGCAGGACCTTGGCGAATGCCACCCGCGCATTGGCGACGCGAATGAGAACTTTCTTGGAGGAGTCGAATGTTCCATCCACCAGGATTGCCGCCGCCGCGCTTTGCTCTGCCCGGGCAAAGTAGATTTCGTTCTCAGCGAAAGTGAGGTCTCCTGGCTTGGCATTGCCGGCCGGCGCGAAACCCGTGAGGCAAGTTGCGGGATCGCCAACGACCTTCCCCTGGAGGCGTTCGGCAATTTCTCGGGCGGTGTAGGCCATGATCAATCGCAAATCCGCAGTGTGAGCGTAGCGTGTTTCGAGTTTTGACTTGAACAGCGCCCGTCACTATAAGGTTCATCGAACCTAATTCAATACCGGCGTGGAAATCCCTTCATGAAATCTTGGCGAACAGATCGCAAGTCCACGGAAGGGCCCTCGCGAGGCCTGGGCGACACGATCGCCAAAATCACGCGAGCCACCTACCTGGATGCCCTGGTGGAGGTCTATACCGAGGTTCTTGGCCGCCCGTGCCACTGCGAAGAACGCCGCGAACTTCTGAATCGTCTGGTCCCCTACCGCCGCAAAAAGCCCCCTGCCCGCTGACCGCGCTCTGGGTCCTCGCCGCCTGGCAGGATTCCAATCTGCGACTTTGAACCTTGAATCTGAAACTTTGAACTCCCTCAATTGGGTCAAGGAGCGGTGAGTAATTCCCAAAATCGGTCAGGCGCTTTGGAGTGGCGCGTCTAGCTTCGAACTGCTGAGAACAAAACTCCATGACTTGGCGCGGCGCGTTGGGTCGCGCAAACGAGGCGGAAAAACTTCACGCTCGCTCTGCGTGAAACGTTCGCGCAGACGCACTCCGCGCAAGGACGCTGCGATGAGGAAACAATGCAAGCGCAAGGCGGTGGGATCAATTCCTGGAACACAGCCGGCGCAAACACTTCCCGGTGCTGCTGCCGGCCTCCCGCTGGCGAACCCATATCTGGACGACCGCTGAATGGCGTTCTTCCCGGTCAGGTCGTCCGAGCGAAAACCGAAGTGTTCGTGATTTTACTTCTGGGGGAGGGAATACAACTATTTGACTTGAAAAACCATCGTCCCTATAACCTCCCCGTTGCCGAGATAAGTTCGGTCCTAATCTTTAACTTACTACCCTGAACATGAGCGAAACCAAACGAACCCTTCGAGTTGCCCTGATCGGCTGTGGATTTATGGGGAAAGCCCACTCCAATGCCTGGCGGCAAGCCACACATTTTTTCCCGCTCAAGGCTGACGTCCAATTGCACACGATTTGCGGCTGCAAAGGCGAAGAGAAAACCGTGCTGCCGACCGCCGTGGCCAAATGGGGTTTCGGCAGCGGATCGATCAACTGGCGGGAAGTCGTTGCGTCGCCTCAAATCGACGTCGTCGATATCGTGGCGCCCAATCATGTCCATGCGGAGATCGCCATCGCCGCGGCGAAGGAAGGCAAACACATCCTCTGCGAAAAGCCTCTGGCCCTGACGAGCAAGCAGTGCGGCGAGATGCTTGCCGCCGCCCGGAAAGCCCGCGTCGTTCACATGGTCTGCCACAACTACCGGCGCATTCCGGCGGTGGCCATGGCGAAACGATTGATCGAGGATGGTTCGCTCGGGAAGATTTATCATTACCGCGCCCGGTATGCGCAGGATTGGATTACGGACCCGGAGTTCCCGCTCGTCTGGCGCTTGCGTAAAAACGTCAGCGGCAGCGGCGCTCATGGCGACATCAACGCGCATATCATCGATCTGGCCCGCTACCTGGTGGGCGAGTTCAAGGAAGTTTGCGGCTTGATGCACACCTTCATCAAGAAACGCCCCCTCCTGGGCGAGCGCAAAGAAGGGCTGGGCGCAAAGGCGGCGAAGAAAATGGGCACTGTCACCGTGGACGACACGGCCTTGTTCTTCGGACGCTTTCAGAATGGCGCGATCGCGAGCCTGGAAGCCACACGTTTTGCCTTGGGCCGCAAGAATCAAATCACGCTGGAGATCAACGGCTCGAAAGGCAGCCTGGCTTTCGACCTGGAAGACATGAATCGCCTCCAATTCTTCGACAATACACAGGCTCCGGACCGGCAGGGCTTCCGCGACATTCTCGTGACCCAGCCGGGGAACATCCATCCTTTCGTTGGGCGCTGGTGGCCGCCCGGCCACATCATCGGCTACGAACACACGTTCGTTCACACCGTGGCCGATTTTGTGAATGCTTGCGTCGATGGGAAGGCCGTGCAACCTACGTTTGAGGACGGAATGCGCAACCAACGCGTGCTCGAAGCGGTCGAAGAATCGGCCAACAAACGGCAGTGGGTGAAGGTTTAGGCCTCGGCGCCTCCCACTCGCTTGCACGTAGGATCAGTTGGCGTTGTAGGGCAGGCTTTCCAGCCTGTTGGTCAGGGGGACTTTCTAGTCCCCAGCGGCGCAGATCGCGAAACGGAGCTGGAGAGCTCCGTGAACCCGCAGGCTCGAAAGCCTGCGCTACTCCGTCCTCGCCTTTCCTTCCCTTGCCTTTCATTGGGCTGGCCAGTAACTTCTCCGCCGAGAACCACAATTCAGGCCCCGAGGATTTATGCGCCAGACGAACGTTCAGTTTCAGACGGCTTCAAGATTTCGCCGCCGCTCCAGACCGGCTTTCACGCTCATCGAATTGCTGGTTGTCGTGGCTATTATCGCCATCCTCGCCAGCATGCTTCTGCCTGCGCTCAGCCGGGCTAAAATCAAGGCCGGCACGGCGCGCTGTTTGTCGAATCTGAGGCAGTTCGGCGTGACGATGGCGCTGTACACTTCGGACAACGCGGAACGTTTTCCTTTTTCCGGCCGGCCCTGGCCGCAGATGCCCTTCGTGGACTTGTTCAAGCTGTTCGATCCTTATCTCCCCACCAACGGCGCGGGCTTTTATCTCTGTCCGAGTGACAAGGGCGTGGCGTGGAACATTGCCTGGACGCGAGTGAATGGCTCTTCGATGGGCATTCGCACGAACGAACTGCCGTTCCCGAATTCCTATTACTACTACCACCAGTTCTACAACGACGACACGCTTTCGCCCAAGCTGACTCAACGGCGCACCACCGAGGTCAAATCGCCAACCAAAAAGGCGATCATGTCCTGCTTCGCGGAGCCGGAGCACGGCAATCTCGGTGACCGAAACATCGCGCACGGAAAGGACGGCTTTCCCTTGCTCTTTGTGGACAGTCACACGGCTTACACGAAATACCCGCAGTTGAACAAAGCGAAGCCGTATGGGGATTACAACCTGGATTGGACCGTGGGAGGTCTGAGCGCCGGCGAAGATCTGAAGTGAAATCCATTCGCTGGTGGCCTGCAATCCTGATCTCGATCGCCGCCGCGGGCGGCCTGATTTGGGTTTGGGGATGGTACGGCGCTTCGCGGCAGGATCGAATCGTCGCCACCGCGCCGGTGCTCTTCGGCACGATCGTGCTGCTGCTTTTTTGGCTCGTCCTTTTTTCGCGCGCTCATTCCAAGATTCGGTGGACCGTGCTGGGCGGCGTGGCAGGCGCGCTGGCCATCGCGGTTGGGCTTTTCCGGATTCGCGGTGTCACTGGCGATTTGCTGCCCATCCTGGAGTTTCGCTGGAAACGGTCAGTGGCGCAGCCAATCGAACTCAGCCCGGCTCCGGCGGCGAAGCCGGAAATCAAGTCCACGCCTTTCGATTATCCGCAATTCCTCGGCCCCAATCGCAACGCGACGGTCGCCGGCCCGAAATTGCGCCGGGATTGGGCAGCGAATCCTCCGAGCTTGCTCTGGCGGCAACCGATTGGCGCGGCCTGGTCGGGTTTCGCCGTGGTCGGTGATCGCGCGGTGACCCAGGAACAGCGCGGAGAAGACGAAATGGTGGTCTGCTACGATTTGAACTCCGGGAGAGTTCTT
The Verrucomicrobiota bacterium DNA segment above includes these coding regions:
- a CDS encoding Gfo/Idh/MocA family oxidoreductase — encoded protein: MSETKRTLRVALIGCGFMGKAHSNAWRQATHFFPLKADVQLHTICGCKGEEKTVLPTAVAKWGFGSGSINWREVVASPQIDVVDIVAPNHVHAEIAIAAAKEGKHILCEKPLALTSKQCGEMLAAARKARVVHMVCHNYRRIPAVAMAKRLIEDGSLGKIYHYRARYAQDWITDPEFPLVWRLRKNVSGSGAHGDINAHIIDLARYLVGEFKEVCGLMHTFIKKRPLLGERKEGLGAKAAKKMGTVTVDDTALFFGRFQNGAIASLEATRFALGRKNQITLEINGSKGSLAFDLEDMNRLQFFDNTQAPDRQGFRDILVTQPGNIHPFVGRWWPPGHIIGYEHTFVHTVADFVNACVDGKAVQPTFEDGMRNQRVLEAVEESANKRQWVKV
- a CDS encoding type II secretion system protein translates to MRQTNVQFQTASRFRRRSRPAFTLIELLVVVAIIAILASMLLPALSRAKIKAGTARCLSNLRQFGVTMALYTSDNAERFPFSGRPWPQMPFVDLFKLFDPYLPTNGAGFYLCPSDKGVAWNIAWTRVNGSSMGIRTNELPFPNSYYYYHQFYNDDTLSPKLTQRRTTEVKSPTKKAIMSCFAEPEHGNLGDRNIAHGKDGFPLLFVDSHTAYTKYPQLNKAKPYGDYNLDWTVGGLSAGEDLK